The Pseudomonas fragi DNA window TGAAGGCAAGACTTCGGTCACCGAGCCAGCGCCAACCCGCGACCATACCGAGCGCATGCTGCAAGGCTTCGGCTACCCGGTTACGGTTAATGGTCCTACGGCTTCGGTTGAATCGGGCCACAAGCTGACAGCGACCCATATTGAAGTGCCGGGGGATATTTCCTCTTCGGCGTTCTTCCTGGTTGCCGCCTCCATTGCTGAAGGCTCGGACCTGCTGCTTGAGCATGTCGGTATCAATCCGACCCGTACTGGCGTTATCGATATCCTGCGCCTGATGGGGGCTGACATCACGCTTGAGAACCAGCGCGAAGTGGGCGGCGAGCCGGTGGCTGACTTGCGCGTACGCGCAGCTAAACTCAAGGGTATCGAGATTCCTGAAGAGCTGGTGCCGTTGGCAATCGACGAATTCCCGGTCCTGTTCGTGGCCGCCGCTGTCGCCGAGGGTCGCACGATCCTACGCGGTGCAGAGGAGTTGCGGGTCAAGGAATCCGACCGCATTCAGGTAATGGCAGATGGCTTGCTGAGCCTGGGTGTGAAGTGCGAGCCAACCCCGGATGGCATCATTATTGAGGGTGGTTCCATCGGCGGTGGTGAGGTTCATGGGCATGGCGACCACCGTATCGCGATGGCCTTCAGTGTGGCTTCGTTGCGCGCAACCGCTCCAATCCGTATCCATGATTGCGCCAACGTTGCGACTTCGTTCCCCAACTTCCTTGCCCTGTGCAAGCAAGTGGGCATGCGTGTAGCTCAAGAGGCAAACTCGTGATGGTTTCGGCACCGGTTATCACCATCGACGGCCCGAGCGGTTCAGGCAAAGGCACGGTTGCTGGCATCCTGGCCAAGCGCCTGGGGTGGAATTTGCTCGACTCCGGTGCTCTGTACCGCCTGTTGGCATTTGCCGCAGGTAATCACGGCGTTGCTCTGGATAACGAGGCGTTGCTGGAAAAACTGGCGGCGCATCTTGATGTTCAGTTCATCGGCGCGACGGACGGTAAGCCAGCACGGATCATTCTGGAAGGTGATGACGTGACCCACGCCATCCGCAGCGAGACCGTAGCGGCTGGAGCCTCGAAAGTCGCGGCTTTGCCGGCTGTTCGCGATGCATTGCTGCAGCGTCAGCGTGCCTTTCTGGAGTTTCCGGGCCTGGTTGCAGATGGTCGGGACATGGGTACGGTGGTGTTTCCTGACGCGCCATTGAAGGTTTTTCTGACCGCCAGCGCCGAGGAGCGGGCCCGTCGCCGTTACTTGCAGTTGAAGGCCAAGGGCGATGATGTTAGTCTCTCGGGTCTGCTAGATGAGATTCGTGCCCGCGACGAGCGTGACACGCAGCGTGCAATAGCCCCGCTCAAACCGGCGGCTGATGCCATACAGCTGGACTCCACGGAGTTGTCAATCGAGCAGGTGCTGGAACGCATCATGAGTGAAATCGCACTTCGCGATATCGCTGGATGACCAAGAAAGCGTGCAGGAGACCAGAAATAGTCCTGCATGCCTTCTTTTATATGAACGTAACCCACATTGTCTGGAATGTGGCAGATGGGCGTATTCCTTCGCCCTTGATCAACAGGAATTAAAATGAGCGAAAGCTTTGCAGAACTCTTTGAAGAAAGCCTAAAAACCCTGAATCTTCAGGCTGGCTCGATCATCACCGCTATCATCGTTGATATCGATTACCAAGCTGGTTGGGTTACCGTTCACGCTGGTTTGAAGTCGGAAGGCCTCATCCCGCTGGAGCAGTTCCACAACGACGCTGGCGAACTGAACATCAACATCGGTGATGAAGTTCACGTTGCGCTGGACGCGGTCGAAGACGGCTTTGGCGAAACCAAACTGTCCCGTGAAAAAGCCAAGCGCGCTGAATGCTGGATCGTTCTGGAAGCAGCCTTCGCAGCAGAAGAAGTGGTCAAGGGCGTTATCAACGGTAAGGTTAAAGGCGGCTTCACTGTCGACGTTAACGGCATCCGTGCGTTCCTGCCAGGTTCTCTGGTTGACGTTCGTCCAGTGCGCGATACTACGCACCTGGAAGGCAAAGAGCTGGAATTCAAGGTCATCAAGCTGGACCAGAAGCGCAACAACGTTGTTGTTTCGCGTCGCAGCGTGCTTGAAGCAGAGAACTCCGCCGAGCGTGAAGCTCTGCTGGAATCGCTGCAAGAAGGTCAGCAAGTTAAAGGTATCGTTAAAAACCTCACGGATTACGGCGCATTCGTCGATCTGGGTGGCGTTGACGGCCTGCTGCACATCACTGACATGGCTTGGAAGCGTATCAAGCATCCTTCCGAAATCGTCAACGTTGGCGACGAGATCGATGTCAAGGTTCTGAAATACGATCGCGAACGCAACCGTGTTTCCCTGGGCCTGAAGCAACTGGGTGAAGATCCATGGGTTGCTATCAAAGCTCGTTACCCAGAAAGCACTCGCGTTACCGCGCGTGTAACCAACCTGACTGACTACGGCTGCTTCGCAGAGCTGGAAGAAGGCGTTGAAGGTCTGGTACACGTTTCGGAAATGGACTGGACCAACAAAAACATCCACCCTTCGAAAGTCGTACAAGTCGGCGACGAAGTGGAAGTTATGGTTCT harbors:
- the cmk gene encoding (d)CMP kinase: MVSAPVITIDGPSGSGKGTVAGILAKRLGWNLLDSGALYRLLAFAAGNHGVALDNEALLEKLAAHLDVQFIGATDGKPARIILEGDDVTHAIRSETVAAGASKVAALPAVRDALLQRQRAFLEFPGLVADGRDMGTVVFPDAPLKVFLTASAEERARRRYLQLKAKGDDVSLSGLLDEIRARDERDTQRAIAPLKPAADAIQLDSTELSIEQVLERIMSEIALRDIAG
- the rpsA gene encoding 30S ribosomal protein S1, producing the protein MSESFAELFEESLKTLNLQAGSIITAIIVDIDYQAGWVTVHAGLKSEGLIPLEQFHNDAGELNINIGDEVHVALDAVEDGFGETKLSREKAKRAECWIVLEAAFAAEEVVKGVINGKVKGGFTVDVNGIRAFLPGSLVDVRPVRDTTHLEGKELEFKVIKLDQKRNNVVVSRRSVLEAENSAEREALLESLQEGQQVKGIVKNLTDYGAFVDLGGVDGLLHITDMAWKRIKHPSEIVNVGDEIDVKVLKYDRERNRVSLGLKQLGEDPWVAIKARYPESTRVTARVTNLTDYGCFAELEEGVEGLVHVSEMDWTNKNIHPSKVVQVGDEVEVMVLDIDEERRRISLGIKQCKSNPWEDFSGQFNKGDKISGTIKSITDFGIFIGLDGGIDGLVHLSDISWNEVGEEAVRRFKKGDELDTVILSVDPERERISLGIKQLESDPFSEYVQENDKGAIVKGIVKEVDAKGAIITLANDIEATLKASEISRDRVEDARNVLKEGEEVEAKIISVDRKSRVIQLSIKSKDDAEEKEAIQSLRDKPATSDIAAGPTTLGDLLRAQMEKQN